The following are encoded in a window of Candidatus Fluviicola riflensis genomic DNA:
- a CDS encoding damage-inducible protein DinB, whose protein sequence is MIVRYLIDEFENEVKSTRKLLQAVPEKDLHYKPSTVSWTMGELAQHIATIYYWYVGTLTKDVYDMATDHLERGSPDDIKATLDLFEKNVEKARAALHTVTEESLEVQWTMKVGDQTVLGPMPRYAVARGFIFNHIYHHRGEMIVYLRATGNKVPGLYGPTYEEDPRKS, encoded by the coding sequence ATGATCGTACGTTATTTGATAGATGAATTTGAGAACGAAGTAAAGAGCACCAGGAAACTGCTTCAGGCCGTTCCGGAAAAAGATTTGCATTACAAACCTTCTACCGTTTCATGGACAATGGGTGAACTCGCGCAGCATATTGCTACCATTTATTACTGGTATGTGGGAACGCTCACCAAAGATGTTTATGACATGGCGACTGATCACTTGGAGCGCGGATCTCCGGATGACATAAAAGCGACGCTTGATCTTTTCGAGAAAAACGTTGAAAAGGCCCGGGCCGCTCTGCACACCGTAACAGAAGAAAGTTTAGAGGTTCAATGGACGATGAAGGTGGGCGATCAAACAGTCCTCGGTCCGATGCCAAGATATGCCGTAGCTCGTGGTTTTATCTTTAATCATATTTACCATCATCGCGGCGAAATGATCGTTTACCTGCGTGCTACCGGAAATAAAGTTCCCGGACTTTACGGGCCAACGTATGAAGAAGATCCCCGGAAATCATAA